caaaacgcaaccgagaaaggctggtccccttgcaaaaaagtgcgacaaaagcctccaagcgagtattaacactcccttcgaggctcgggggctactgtcggggaccataattaggggtaccctcaagactcctaattctcagctggtaacccccatcagcacaaagctgcaaaggcctgatgggtgcgactaagtcagggatcggtccattcaagggactcgatcacgcctcgcccgagcccagccacgggcaagggcagccgaccccagaggatctatgtctcgcccgaggcccccctccagcgacgaacatacttccggctcgctcgaggcccagtcttcgccaagaagcaaccctggccaaatcgccacgccaaccgaccaaatcgcaggggcatttaatgcaaaggtggcctgacacctttatcctgacgcacgtcctccagtcgacagagccgaagtgaccgcagtcacttcgccgctccactgaccggctgacagaaggacagcgccgcctgcgccgctctgactgatgtgccactcgacagagtgaggctgacaggcagccaggcccggcctcgggcaccataggaaactccgctccgcccgacccagggctcggactcgggctcagccccggaagacggcgaactccactccgcccgaccccagggctcggactcgggctcagcccctgaagacgacgaactccgctccgcccgacccagggctcggactcgggctcagccccggaagacggcgaactccgctccgcccgaccccagggctcggactcgggctcagcccctgaagacgacgaactccgctccgcccgaccaagggctcggactcgggctcagtcccggaagacggcgaactccgctccgcccgacccagggctcggactcgggctcagcccctgaagacgacgaactctgcttcgcccgaccccagggctcggactcagccctagcctccgccgacggtctccgcctcgcctgacccaggggctcggactcgacctcggcctcggaagacagactcgacctcaacctcggaggagcctccacatcgcccaacctagggcacggaccgaccacgtcaacaggaggcgccatcattaccataccccaagctgactcaggctacggggaacaagaccggcgtcccatctggctcgctccgccagacaagtaatgatggcgccccgcacgctctatgacgacggcggctctcagcccccttacggaagcaagaggacgtcagcaaggactcgacagccccgacagttgtccttctgccaggctccagcgctcctccgacggccatgacaccacacgaaccgggtgccaaaacctcttcggctgccacgatggcatgtacttagggcgctagctctcctctgctagacacgttagcactctgctacaccccctattgtacacctggatcctctccttacgcctataaaaggaaggaccagggccctcttacggagggttggccgcgcagggaagaggacgggacaggcgctcgcgtgaggccgctcgctcccctcccgcgtggacgcttgtaaccccctactgcaagcgcacccgacctaggcgcgggacaaacacgaaggccgcgggattcccacctctctctcgctccggctgcctttttcccccttcgcgctccgtctcgcgccgacccatctgggctggggcacgcggcgacatttcactcgtcggcccaggaaccctccggtctcgaaacgccgacaatgatGTTCATTAAAAGAAAAAAAATCGTCGAACACATAAATAGCAAATAAAATTATGTAGTTTATAAAGATAATTAAAAATTACATTACCTAAAAAGTGAAGGGAAATATATTTTTGgactatttctattttattttggtgattaaatggttAACACATCGTCTTGAACTAAATTATTTTCATTTACTCCGTGTAACAAAGGTTTGGGAAAACAACATTGAGTGTAGCATATGGCACATGTCTAACTCTattatctatatctatactatacttaaatcaccaatttcaacggtcgtcatgcgtcacgcctatagatggccaaatgtcgGCCCGGCATGGGCCAAACGCCCGTGGGCCACGACTCTGGCCCAGGCACGTCATGTCGGTCTGTTGACTGTGCTAGGCTAACCTGTtagcccatttgattaaatcagcgtaaaatgttaaaaacagtGAAATAGGTGGGGTTCaaacccatgccctgatggaatAAGGGCAGGAGACACTCgatgaagctgtctaaccagtagaacatcatgctcagatgtttttaatattaaatataaattgtatatatgtatatatgttttttttgtaaaataaaaatatatataatctgtcgggccgggccagcactacgggtcgaagctacaacccaagcacggcacgacgttcttggctcttgcaagcattaggtcgtttctgagaccacattggtgcAATGGACTTTAGGGTGTTTgcagttgctgaattggatggagcaacaatgatttgtcacactaacagtagaatgaaaggttatttgttggtattaaacgttagtaattgctataaAGTAGCAtactttatatggagcgcatccagtttttattgatgactgactttagcaatcattccatattttgatctatctttgttataagtttgagttcatgtgacttattttagaaatttgagctcacaaactttctcttatttggtctctgtatggtggaattatgtcattttataatctatgtttgttcagtcagtcgttgtgaactctcttctaatcgctcactttattgctcgtgttgtaccaagacatattgcatgAAGTAATCAAAAAATACTATACGGAgaacggagacaatcaataaaaaatcttgaattttttgtGTGGAtactttacgtgggtattgttgtaagccgtcgcaactcaTGGGCAACCGACTAGTTATTAATCTAAACTTGACTTGTGGTAAGCTAGCAGATTATCATGAGGGTACTTGATGTTTTAGGGATTTTAGCTACAACTACTCTGTATCTAAGGCTCTTATCATATTTCTTCTGGAGCAACACCTAAAGGGGTTcaggcacgtcatgccggtcTGTTGACTGTGCTAGGCTAACCCGTTAGCCCGttggcccatttgattaaatcaacgtaaaatgttaaaaacagtgaaagaggtggggtttgaacccatgcCTTGATGGAATAAGGACAGGAGACACTCGATgaagttgtctaaccagtagaacatcatgctcagatgtttttatattaaatataaattgtatatatgtatatatgtttttttgtaaaataaaaatatatataatctgtcgggccgggccagcactacgggtcgaagctacagcccaagcacggcacgacgttcttggctcttgcaagcattaggtcgtttctgagaccacattggcgcaatggactccaggGTGTTTgtagttgctgaattggatggagcaacaatgatttgtcacactaacagtagaatgaaaggttatttgttggtattaaacgttagtaattactATGAAGTATCAtactttatatggagcgcatccagtttttattgatgcctgactttagcaatcactccatattttgatctatctttgttataattttgagttcatgtgacttattttagaaacttgagctcacaaactttctcttatttggtctctgtatggtggaattatgtcattttataatctatgtttgttcagtcagtcgttgtgaactctcttctaatcgctcactttattgctcgtgttgtaccaagacatattgcatgAAGTAATAAAAAAATACTATATGGAgaacggagacaatcaataaaaaatcttgaattttttgtGTGGATACTTTACGtgagtattgttgtaagccgtcgcaacgcacgggcaacggaCTAGTTATTAATCTAAACTTGACTTGTGGTAAGCTAGCAGATTATCATGAGGGTACTTGATGTTTTAGGGATTTTAGCTACAACTACTCTGTACCTAAGGCTCTTATCATATTTCTTCTGGAGCAACACCTAAAGGAGTTCTCACTGTGATGGGTGTACCCGGGATCACGATTTATCATGTGAGGAGCTATCTGCAGATGAAGATTTTCCATCAAAGAAAATAGATTACAAGATGCTTGACTGCAACCAATATTTTCATTTCTTTGGTGCTTGTGTAGAAGTATCGCCTTGCAAAGTATATACCATACTCTCATGCTGAAGGTGAATATTGTTGCGACCTTCAagtttttttctcttctgcctgtcCCTTTTCCTTATATGAAACACAAGAACTGAATAGCTATTTTTTCCCTTTTGGTTCGATGGCATCTCATGTAGGTTTCAAGGACCGCAAGAAAGTTCGAATGATTCCCCCTCGAACATGGATTTTgcaccgtaaggacttgttcggttaATTCCGTTACCTATGGATtagatgagattggaaaaaattaaggataagtttgacttgcttgggatttaaatccaaccaattcatatggattgagagctaaccgaacaagctctaAGTGATCTTTGCTCACTTGTATCATGTACCAAATGCTGGCTGGTGCCTGGTTCTCATGAATTACACGGTTGACAAATATTCTGAAATGTGTTCAGAGGATTGCAAATCAATGAGGCACTAAAGATGCAAATGCAAGTTCAGAAGCGGCTTCATGAGCAACCTGAGGTCTGTTATCGAAAGTTAATGACTAATTTATTTGTGTTTATTTTTCACATCATTTTACTGGCAATCCTACTTTTTCCCACTACGACTTATAATACTACTTAATTAGTTAGGGGATACTTCTACAGGTTGATATTTGGTCCATTCTTAATATTCAATTTCTAATTGTCAAGCTACACCTAATGGTGGTTCCTTCTCATGGTTGCAGTAATGTTTAGTTGCCAATAATCTCTCATTGGCAGTTGTTCTGCTTGGTCTTATTTCTTGTAGTTTATGAGTCCTTTTAGCTTCAAGATCAAAATGAATTTAAGTTGCCAACTCCCTTTTGCTGCCCCAAAACAACTCAGTGTTCTCTCTGATCATCAACACCTATTTTCAGGTATTTGAGATAAAAAAAATGATGCTAAAATGAAAAGGACAATGCGACGTCCCCTGCTATGTGGTCGCGTTAGTCCTACACATGCTGCCATATGAGCTACAAGTGCTGGAATTGCAGGAACAACTTTGCTGGCCTCGAAGTTTCTTGCTTTCTCTTCGTATTCTACATATATGTATATTTTACTTCCTTTTCAAATTTACCAAACTGTTAGGTAGATAGAAAGTTGACATTGGAACTAAACATGGAAAAAATTGGCAAGGTTTGTGTAGGCTAATAGCTTAGCTAGGCTTACCGCTTCTAATATTTACCATCTCCCTGGTTCATGTTTGTTCCATTTTCTAAGATTTATTTCTTAGTAGTTTTATGAACAAGAAACTTTTGATAAAGAATTAATTAAATTTCTCTACAATAACCATTTGTCCTAATAGGGCGCCCGTTAAGACGTCCATGTTCTAGtatggcttgttcggttagctttcAATCTATGTGCATTGGGTGAGATCGGTTGGATTTAAATACCAAGTAAGTTAAATTTATTCTTAATTTTTTTTCAATCATATCTAATCTATGTGTAATGAGAATAATCGAACAGGGACTAATGGAGCGCCTGTTTTTTATATGTTCTAGATTGAATTACTTTTTTATTACAAACATATCCCTTCCTCAAATGTCATAAATCTATCACCGGAATGACACGCGGAACGAATTATAGAATCTTGCTATGTTATGCTTGCACAACAAATCAATAAAACTCAAACGATGGCGCGCACCAGAGCAGCGCTACAGTAGCCGCAGCACAAACAGCAATAGAAATTGCTACAGTGCTTATTAGATAACATTACTTGCAGCAGCTCTGATGTTCCACCAAAAAAGAAGTTGAGGATATACAGAACTAAACAGGCTCACCGATCTGAAATTACCACTCTAAAGCGCACGGGATCCATCCAAGAGTATAATTGCCTCGTCAGAAAGTACCAAAATAAGTGAATTGGATGTTCTGTCGAAGCACAACGGCAAACTTTGTCCACGTCGAAACATGGATCTGCAGGAAACACTAGTAAAACACACTTTATCTTCAGAAAACTTGACGGACATCCTATGTTTCAACCTTCATCACCTCCTCCCATTGCCCATCTGACCCTTCCTTCCAGAGGGTTATATTGTTCCCACCAGCAGCTATGGATAATATGTTCCCAGTCAAGGACCAGGACACCCTCCAGACAGGGGAACCAAAGTCACGCATGAGCTTCCGCTCCCACTTGTCTCCATCCTTTCCCCTGGTCCAGATGACAACCTTCCCGTCTTGTGAAGCGCTGGCAATGGTCGATTTGGCCAATCCCAAAACTGGTGCCCACGCGACATCCCTCACACAATCTGTGTGCATGTCAGAGATAAGAGCACTCTCCAGCTTCCAGCTACCATTGTTGAATCCCCAGACCTTAACAACCGAGTCAAACCCTCCTGAGACAAGCTTGTAAACAAACTCCCCTGTGCCAGCTATTGAATCTGTTGCAGGAGCCCAGGATATGGCAGTCGCACCAACAGGATGTGCTCGCTCAATGGTTGCAGTATCCCAACCCCCATCAGCTCGCATCGTCAAGATGGATATTCTTCCACCTGAAGATGCACAGGCAAGGCAAAGCCCAACCTCATACGGAGCCCATGCAATGGAGTTGACAGATGACTTGTTGTCACTGAACACATGGACTTGAGACCAATTGCCTCGTGCATCCTCTTTCCAAATAATGACACGGCCATCATAACTGCACGAAGCAAGGATAGCGCCATACTTTGGATGGGCCCAAGCAACACGCCACACAGGACCATAGTGGCCACTAAGCGTTGCAAGGACCTGGGATGGGGCATTTGCCGCGCCAATGTTGATGATCTTCACGGTAGAGTCTGAGGAGGCAGTGGCAAGGCGCTTGCCATAGTAGTCGATAGCAGAATCATGGACCATGTCCTTGTGATCCAACTCTATCTTCTTTGATGACATGTTTCCAAACTGAACCATGCTGCTGCCTTGTTCACAAGTCTGCATGCAATTAAATTAGATCACCAGCATAAATTCAAAAGCATAGCCCAATAAACTGACAATTGGACAAATTAAATCTTAATTGCATGTAGGATAGGCAGCTTGGTGCTAATATCGGTAACAAATTTCTAGTTTAATTAAATAAGCAAGCGTAGCATTAACTCTGAAAAGCAGCAAATATTGCATATAATAAAAAAAAATGTTTGTGAACCATGACCAAATAACAAATCTTGAGTGAAATAAATAACATTTAGCAGATAGTAGGAAGATCCTCTGTTAAATGCAATCAACATGAAAAGAGGGGACCTGAAGCTGCTTTTGGCAATACAAATGAACAGTTTTTTTGGAATAAGAATTTTTCTATAAGCTAGCCTCATACACAATATGTAGAGATAGCATGGGATCAAGAAGTGGTGACATGATGAGCTAAAATTGGACTAAGAGATCTTGCACAGTTGAACATCAAAATATCAAATGCTAAGCATGTTTAGGACAACACAATGAACATAAAACAATTGGATAGGTTGGGTGACAGAAGTAGCTACCTTTCACAACTGCAACTACATCAAAACAACACACTTTCCTATTTTTGTTTAATACCCCGCTAGATTGCAGCGACACTGCTTGTGTTAGACAGAAACACTGCTTAGTTTGGTACTGCTTGTGTTAGACAGATTAGCTTATGTTAGTAGGCACAAGCAGTGAATTGGATGTTCTATCGAAACACAACTGCTTGTGTTAGACACAACGGCTTATGTTAGACACAAGCACTCAAGCAGTGAATTGGATATTCTATCGAAACACAACGGCTACTACTGACAAATCGATTTTTTTCCCTACGTGCTTCATCGTTCCTCTTTTCCCCCAAATTGCTTTATGCCCACAATTCGGGACTGTAAATGTTTTGATGTGCAAATTACTATAATTGAGAGCGgatgggttttatatttttctcttcAGAGACTTATGTTTCTTCAGGAAAAAATAAATCATGTTTATAGTGCCGTGCAACACGAAACAGGTTTCAGGTGTTAGGGTCTCCTTAACTCGTCAAGGAAACACGAGATCCGCTGGTATAGCAGGATGCTGAGGATCAGCACCAAGGATGAGAGTGAGCGTCGCCGGAATGGAAAACCAACAGAGGGAGGGTCACGGCCGCCAGGGAGGGCGCCGCCACGGAGATCCAGATACGGTAGCATCTTCTGTCACAAGGATGATCCCGTCCTTCCGTGACTCCGAGCCAAATACCGTGCCGTCAACCGAAAGCACGCTAAGACACGCAACCAGTTGGCGGACTCAACGTGACGAACAGGGTTTCAGCCGCACCCCCACAAATCCTGAAAACTAAACCTACACCAGCGTAAACAGAACTAATCCACAGAAGCGCAAACAGAGTGCTGAAGATCAGATTTCAGATCCTCCACACCAGGCCACCACAGAGAATGATTCGGATATCTAGGGGTCCGCAGCCGCAACCGCAAGGAGAAGGTCCGACAGAACGAAACGAACAAGCAGTCGCGGAAGCCATACCAGCAGCGGGAGACGATGTTAGAACAGCGGATCTCCGCCGATCGCCGGCAGGGGGAAGGAAGCCAGAGGTCCCTAAGACGAGGTGAAAAGCTCTCCGCCGCTCCCCGGCAGGGAGGAACGAGGACGCCAGTGGGCGTTGGCGTGAGATGGACAGAGGTGGAGCGGTGGCCGGATCTGGTGTTCGACGCGGAGGGTGCGGGGCAGAAGGCTGCCAACGGCTAACGGTGCCGGTCTTCTTCATTTcttaggctatccgcaaccgttagCTCTAAATTTTTCCCCCCTATATTACTTTTCCCCCCTATTtttccccctattttttcatctcccgcagcagttccccctaaatactccccctataccccactaccactataaaatatcattttctataccaactatcaattttttatctactaacaattactcgtgaacCCACAGCACAGTatttagggtgatgaacagtgacacgctataTCTGGGGGGAGAGAGAAGGAGACCGACACGTAGAGGgcgctgtagggggcaccgctgcggccatAGGGTGCCCCCTACACGCCGTATGCAAGGGGAGGGAGAAAGGCAGCGTATACCGCTGCAGTTAGTCTTAAAGCATGCTCAGACCACTCCTTCGTcctctctctatttccctctataaACTTTCTCTCACCTCTCATTATATAATTTTATACTTTATATAATAAATTAAACAAAActaaaaatataaaatatttaATATTAATAAATACGTATAAAAatctaaaataaaatatatattttAGT
This portion of the Zea mays cultivar B73 chromosome 2, Zm-B73-REFERENCE-NAM-5.0, whole genome shotgun sequence genome encodes:
- the LOC100280047 gene encoding Protein transport protein SEC13 homolog B, with translation MVQFGNMSSKKIELDHKDMVHDSAIDYYGKRLATASSDSTVKIINIGAANAPSQVLATLSGHYGPVWRVAWAHPKYGAILASCSYDGRVIIWKEDARGNWSQVHVFSDNKSSVNSIAWAPYEVGLCLACASSGGRISILTMRADGGWDTATIERAHPVGATAISWAPATDSIAGTGEFVYKLVSGGFDSVVKVWGFNNGSWKLESALISDMHTDCVRDVAWAPVLGLAKSTIASASQDGKVVIWTRGKDGDKWERKLMRDFGSPVWRVSWSLTGNILSIAAGGNNITLWKEGSDGQWEEVMKVET